In Lytechinus variegatus isolate NC3 chromosome 6, Lvar_3.0, whole genome shotgun sequence, the DNA window aagttattgaattttaaagtttagtaatgatttgtaaaaacagtcgtcatgaatattcattaggtgggctgatgatgtcacatctccacttgttctatcgatcttttgtattttattgtatgaaattaggtttattcaaatttgttcttccaagaactagaaaaattggattgacaactgatttagtgcattagatatttattgctgcaacttatttcattataagggagacatattattcacacaagtatgaaataatgaaaagaaatatgattttatgtaataccatatgaaaacggaaagtggagatgtgacatcatcagcccacctaatgaatattcatgacgactgctgttttcacaaaatattgctaaactttaaaattcaataactttgcttcATTTGCGCATTTATTTCTCCAcggagagaggggaagagaaacCCAACACCGGGTATCGATGAGACTGAatgagaaaaagatgaagagagGCGACATTTGTACTTATCTTCAGTATAGGCAGAGAGCGATGAGACAGCTAATGAATTGCATCTCACATTCCTTGACAAGaaatgacaagaaacaatgcctGCTGAAAATAAACAGGgcagggtttcacacgccaatacttgttaagaggtgcattttcagaatatggaaaatactttcTTTGTtcatattctttgattttcctgTTTAGACAcgagcctacttgttccaaaggtttcatttacctttaacaaCCGCACCCCACATTGTCTCATAATCTGTCAACAAATCACGGAAGACTGATCATCCTGCAATAATTAACAACAATCCACACAATAGAATATCATGCATGCTGACATGATGGAAAAAGCCCGgagagaaaaacaaatataattgttgacgaatgaaaataaatcatttgattGCTGTATGCCATTAATGCATGCAAATCATATTTTCTCATGTACAACTGTCGGCTGCTTCCCGAGAGAAGCGGGATTTATCGAAGCAGAAAGTTCATAAATAAAACCCTTAGCTCTATCATTAAATGCAACATTTTTTCTGGATAGGCCCTACATCAGCTTTGCTGTCAGGTAAATTAGGGTTATCATCAAGAAGATTACCTCGAacttggacttgtcctttaaccagAAGTACCTAATCAGTGATTAGTTGTTAATCGATCCCGGCAAAGTTCGCCGGCCGACTCGCTCATCATATCATCGATGTGGCTACACTTCAGCTTCCCTCGGAGAAAAGTGCTGGTAGGATTCCGTTAAATTGCGGTTGAATTTCTAATAAGTAGCTGAAGAACAAGCTACTAAACATGCTCTGATGACCCTCTTGATAAAATCTGACCGTGTCATTAGACCAGGGGCCCGATGCAGAAAGTGTTGCAATCAAACGCCACTCTAAATATCATGcgaaacttgattttcaaccaatcaacagcgcgcattttggactttcGAATGATTtgttgacttgcgtttaaacgcaactctttctgcaacggaccccagttCGTGGTTTCATAGACAAGTTTGTTCCAGTGGctattcttttctttcattaggATAGGCTTTTTTCAGAGCGTGGTATACTGTTAGCCGGCCATTCCTGCAGAAATGCATAGACCAGGTGACAAGAAATGCAATTCGATGAACGCTTTACGGAAGTATTTGTTGCATGTCTACTTGGAACGCATATGTTGCTATTTCAATGCACTTAATTAACCAACTAAATACCAGTCGTAATGGGTGCACTCAGTGTTGTTCTTCAGCTAGGATCTAACAAAATGCAcacttcaaagaaatatatagatATTCAAGAAATCGAAATTCAGTTGCTGCTTTTCTCATTGTTAAACCCCCTTGTCATTCGAGTCCAAATTACTTTCATGCACAGAATGGAACTACAAACTGGTTTATTTGATGCAGATGGGATGTGTAAAGAGGTCAGCATAATAGATAACAGATCATTATAGGTAATGAGGAGGAATATGATTAATCAGAAACTGAAAAGGCTATTAAAGGTCGACATATTTGTGAATTTGATATGCATATTTTCcttcaaaaattatatattcaagTTGCTATCTTGTTTCTTTTCCATGCAGGTCGATTGCATCCGCTAAGATGAGCGACCGCGAAAGAAATCTTGAAGGCACCGCCGCGAACTCCTGGCGGTTCGCGATTCTTCTGTCAAGGTTTGTCTTATCAGCGTTGCAGCAAGGAATGTTGAAATCGCTCGGGCTCATCATGCCGTATCTCGTCATCAGGCTAGACTCTTCCTATGAAACGATCGGATTGATTCTCTCCATGGAGTACGCCGTTTTCTTGATGACAAGTGAGTACAAGTGAGTGGGCGGATGATCATGACcgtgaagccagtgcgttgtgtgtaaacgtatCTCCCATGTTTCAgagctgttaatagctctatgcatagacgcaggctatgttacaatggaaaacacatcgtccctcggataggacgttaaatggaggccccgtgtagaggagagtcaccacctttacACGTTTTATGTCTAATGAAATGTCTAATGTGTgagggtgtttgtgtgtgtgtgttaaagACTGGAGAGAGAgggtgtgtatatgtgtgtgtgtggggtgcATGGACGAAAAtcatcccgggggggggggaggcggaTACGTCCGCCTCACTTTTTGGAAAGGGAGGGGGGACACAAAATTAAATGTCCCCCTAATATTTGTGGTCTtttttgtgatgaaaaaaatatgcatcattcaaaattaaaataacataGTCAACATGGTCAAAATGCTAACATTTGTAAAATGTTGCATTCTGAAAATGCAAACTAGCTTTCTCGCGCGGTCGCCCCTCTCCCGCGCTCCATCTATAATCTCACAAAAAATTTGCCATGACAAATCCGTACGTTTAGCATGTTTAGCGTTAAAGGTTATATCCGCTGCCATCATGAAagtatacacaacaaaaaaagtaagtcccccctaaatcaaattgctgtaacttttgaaccgaattagtttgagatatgatatttcatcgGTGTTTTTCTGCACTCaataagcaactcctggggaaaaatgaggTTGATCGGtggagtcatgcatgagtaattaaagattgaattaaaaatgaccatttttaaaagtcacaagagtcgtttttcagtttgttgaaatacaaagttgggcaaaagttgttttcaggtgaattttatggtgttatactgttttactatccatcattcaaccacttcagaccagattttgatatcgtatgtgcGGGTTGAGTGAacacaatgtattgcaggggctgcggaagcgggggggggggtgggcttcagccccaactttttccaaaagcatgtacaaaaatgtaaaaataaccacacgattttgattttttgcatgatcagccccctCCCTCACTTTTGGCCcagtcctccccccccccactttgaaaaccgttcagcggcccctgaattgtgacgtattatcataggggtttatggtagtatcctctacaacttgttagatcatgttaaaatttgaaaatgttggtggcttcCCCGATTATACGCCCCTTCCCCTATTGTAAATTTCTGGATctaccactgatttgtccatacattcaactgatcctgagaaattgttaggaaaagaatacatttatgcagtataaagagtattaattcctaagttttcgattgtgctcgctcaaccatgaaaatgtttaaaattcggaaagtatgtggtgatagaaatgatggatgataaaaacaacagcaattaaagtcacatttgaaaccgaatttgcccccaataatcactttattatcctttaaaatgcgtctgtgacattgaaaataccaattttcccactttgatgcgtgctcactcatccatgaataaacgaatcgatttcatttttgcacagaattttgcccataggttgataaacattactgccaaacgacattgctaaagacagccttgaaaaaaagttccaccatattgaataagggattacttattcgtaaacatatgcacccataatgtacacaagtctatgagagaggaagtcaaaattttgaaatgagggtttgtttcatggacggtttttgttacttctgccaacagttatttcatgaaacttcgcacatggcttcagagtaacactatccaaaaggtgcgcacaccaaaataaccattcgatgcggcacagagtggggccaaggccttgaactttcttctcatttgcataattttcgagtattgtgtgctcactgatgcattaaacatcgggattttcacaaaaattaaatcaaatgaactatgcaaggaggtttgtgacaaaTATCCATTGTTACAATTTGcgttttttccaataacgtaaaaaacagctaatcacattccacatgttcattcaagcgtgaatgtttaattaaacgcctttgaatcattgaagcatgttaattggtcatgaacacaacgaaaaagttgagaaaagatcattttcagttaccaaaatgaaacaatacttgcctatgatatttgaaaatcgtattttttgttttcaataaatgttcattgaaccgtgaaacgatgaatactgttgaagaaactcttcccaaaaataactgtcatcatattctatcatttttattgatataaacctgtaaaatatccaattatagcaaattcggacttgtgtttattcaaccgtgaaatttagccaaaaagttgtatcgtcttttagaaagtaccttttataagccttctgactatttttcatgatgagaatgtggaattagttccaataaaatggaatcaaagtcacgatatttggcttgtgacttttgaaaagtgacatttttgccttctgacggtgctcactgaagcatgacgtaaaatacgtccataacatttactcagagggtagcttataaaattacctatacgctcatgtaaaaatatattaaaaactcgaattggtttggaaattattaatgtttgtttaaggggggacttactttttttgttgtgtatatatggTTATATCTATTCATAACTTGTATCATACCAAGGATTTTTAAATGTGGTTATAAATTTAATCATAAaccatgcaataaaaaaaataaacttgcgtGATAGGggcccaggaccaaaatccagttgaaaccaataaGAGCAAAACCAATTTGAAACCAGTTgaccaactggtttcaatagggaaattggaacaactgattccaattgaaaccagttgccaattggttccagttaaaaaCCAATTAgccaactggaaccagttggcaattggtttcaattggttccagttgtaaCCACCAAttaggcaactggtttcaattggttccagttgttccaatttcccttttaaaaccggttgaatccaattggaaggcaactggtttcaattggttccagttgaaatcaattggtttccaaatggatccaattggaacttccagttggaattaacttaattagttacaaattaattagaaTTTGCACTAAATATTGCTCATGCAACAAAGAAGCAGTGTTATatgtctattaataccaatttaaagggcattgatataatagatatgtatatatttatatgaaagatcttcaaatatgtatatttgtatttgatgtactttggtaacagttagtggtgtactaattatcttaTAATCTGTTTTGATTATAATCATTTTAAACACTTATCTGAAACAAGTGTGGTACTTGAAATGGAAAAGaattaaatagatacattgtaaatgatGATGAATCACATAAAACATTAATGTGTGCACACTGGTAgctaatatgcaaattaactgttggaaccagttgggtaactgaaaaatttccaattggaaccCAATTGGAAGTCATTGGCAGTTACCAAACTGGATCGaattaggatttccagttacccaactggctCCAGTTTCATTTACAGATACCCAACAGGTTCCAATTAGAATTATTTGTCAGTTAGTCAACTTTTCAGCTAGAAGTCATCTCCAGTTAATacccaattggttccagttaggatttccagttacccaactggttccagttagaaattatttctagttggaagtcatttccagttaccaaATTGGTTCCAGTTAGGTTTCCAGTTGCCTAACGGGTTCcatttaggatttccagttgcccaaccggtttcaattggtttcaactggaaagcTAACTGTTTTTAGTGAGCTATACTGATCGCCAACGGCGTATATGTATTTACCAAATACTATTTACGTCTCCGAGGAGTCCCATTTATTTTCGAACAAAACACCTCGTCAACAATGACTTTGGAATACTCAATCAGCGCGACACGATGTGGGGATagaacagtggcgtaactacgggggcacGTGCCCTCCACCCCctatcggctggcaaaaaaggggagaaatggagaaaaagagggagaaagaaagtgaAACGTAGTGGGTGAAGATTTTACATCATATTTTTAAACCTATACGCTTCACTCAGCGGAcatcattaccgtcatcatAATACCATCGACATCAACGCCAGACTCGACGCCAGACTCAGCGTCAGACTCAACACCATcgacaaataataaaataccaagGCATAAAAACTAAGTATCCCTAACATAAGGTTTATTTTTTGCACTAAATAATCATCTCATAAATAGAAGGGCAATCAAGAATGtaaattaatattcaacttcattatattttcaaaaaaataactTATGATTTCTAATCCGATTATAGTAAGCAAACAATTACAGTAAGATAAATTCAATTTGCAATCATCAGCAATCAATTTCTGCGTCAAATAATATCGAAATCGTAAGAACATATctttaaaatgtttccaataatCTATATCAACTTCAAATTAAGACCCTTTTTAACTATCTATCATCTGCTTATTCCAATTAATGGACCTTCTATTGTTCCACGCCTCTGGAACACCGGCCCTCCTTTCACTCCGAGAAATTGACAACATCGAACTCTTCAAATCGTCTCTCAAAACTTATATcagcaggggcccgttgcataaaactttttacctgaaaaaATTTTTTACTgtagtttttgccctgtgttaaagtaaatggcagaaatcagactaaccttagtttttagtttttaccAGTTTTCTCCGGCACAAAGTTTTATCGAACAGGCCCCAGATGTGCGATAATCAGGTTAAGTGCCTGCGCCTATGAATGTCTTGACAAAATATGGCGCAATATGTATTctgtggatcatcatcatcatcatcacatctcagtcaatgatttgaaatgacagcaatATAGCAGAGGCAGCTCAGTTTCTTTCTATATAAATGTCAGGTAATTTGCCAAATCAAACTATCAAAAAGAATTAACCATTCGAATTTACTTACAGTTTAACTAGTGACAATAAAACTTGGAAGCCCGGAGCAGCCCATGTCCATGCAGTACAAACCAGTAGTATGATGCATAAGAGCCAGAAACAAGTAACTACCACGCCCTGTTTCTAGGCTGCTCTCAGAGAAAATTCAGAGGTCTTCAGTCCTGTAGCTTCAAGTGACCAATATTAATTCTAGCTAGGTTTTAGATTGAAATATAGACATGCAATTTAAAACCCAATCTACTCAAATATGGCATTCACCTGCAAATATAATATAAACCCTTGCAAGAAAACTATTTGAGTCAGCTATAGTATATGGATCAGAATGAATCAGATAGCCTAAGATTAGGTTACTAGTGTGcaaaggaataataataatgataataatatagggtatttatattgcggacatatccaccttgttaagtgctcaaggcgctcctatattacccggctaagctaatcgttcatagcgcacacagctttttaaggaattacttcctaccggtactcatttacctcacctgggttgagtgccgCACATTggggatcagtttcttgctgaagtaaattacgccatggctgggattcgaacccatgaccctctgtttcaaaatccgaagactaatccaaaGGGCCATAACGCTCCATGAATGAAGTACATGAATAGAAATAGCCTGCTACGCAgcataacttttttaaaaaaagatacatgACCGAAGCAAACTATTTGGGTCACTGGCATGGCATGGTACTTTAGGTCAATGtttacccgggggggggggggggaggggacttatattgacgagtggataccatgcgcgaccaaaaaaaaaaacgtaaaaaggatgtctttttcatgatagggcaagtttcgtacgtaacgtgaaaagggtgtcaaaaacacaaaaatattgaaaaaatctATTTCGCTCTGAAAAATATTTGTGTGTAGGGTCAAGTATCCAGgggtgataaaacaaaatcaaaatgttttataaaggatgtcctattcgccccaacactacgtgtttagagtccgatttgcgcgaggtgtggaaatggggccgtactaaaccaaaataatggtGTGTAAAGTTAAAACCGATGACCGACGGACCCgcgacataacaataaaatatcgctgtacttgtttaggggttcatttcaggaaatacttgccaagagtatagttttgtttccaatacttgttaaggggtgcattttcagaatatggaaaatacatggctgtacttgtttaggggctcaattctgggaatacttgccaatagcatttgtttccaatacttgttaaggttagagttaaaggggaagttcaccctgaagaaaactttcttgtgaaaatagcagaaaaaatagtaaaaaatattggtgaaggtttgaggaaaatccgttgaagagtaagaaagttattagagttcaaagttttggatttgtgacgtcataaacgagcagctgtcccatgtgttatgtaatataaaatgcataaatttcaaattttgtatggttcctgatgacttaattttgttttcttttcataatcggatgtgaaacgatttgtctattgatatacaaaagttacagtgaaaaccattttcaattttctaagaaaatgacatttcattgattttttaccattcgctatgtaggaatgctgctcgcatatgacgtcacaaatcaaataattgaaattctaataactttttaattatttgatgatttttttctcaaaccttcggcagtatttttcattaatttttctgctatttttacaataaactttttgtcagggtgaacttcccctttaagggtgcattttcagaatatggaaaatacgtgtttagggtgatTTTCAAGACCCcgtggtcacgcatggtatccactcgtcaatggaagtggcccctccgggatgTTTACAAACAAAGTCTGATGTAGACATGACTTGTTACAAAGCCTGTCTTTTGGTAAATCGGTTACTCCAAAAGgcgtatttttatattttgggttaccatggttaccatgcagaattatttatattttatatcagGTCCATTTGTACATCTACTGTCGAGGAGATTCGAACCCAGAGCCTTAGCCATTATCGGAGCTATTCTGTCATCAGTGTGCATCATGATGTCCGCGGCCGTGTATTCAGTCTGGATCGTTTGGTTATTATTTATTGCAGCAGGTAAGACTTACCACCCTTTCACAAGGCcttaaaaaatcgtaatttgaatgataattCTAGGAAATAAAGTAAATGGCGAATTTTggaactagaacatgattagaatcgggtcatgtggtccagtggttagagcattggactcattatcgcaaggttgtgagttcgaatcccaactctgccattgtctccactgtGATTAAAAGGCCCGAGATTGATATCTGCCGTCtatcgtctataacgtcagtcactatgactgattaacctagacgtaaaattgttcataggtaattggttatataccaattccaattctactccggaggtgaattccatttagaagtttcactcaaattacgggATGAATTTTGCGTGTGAACGCTTGAcctcaaaaaaaaacatttggggGCAGGGGGTGGGCGGAGCTTAGTACGTGACCTTTCAAGCACTACCGTAGACAATAAaattgtcatgcactcatcgtaGTTTGTATTTATGATACAACGGCGCTGGTATCCGACTCCAGCTAGATCAAtagaatatatcaataaatgacATGCCGTCGTAGGTCTGTTCGCAAACATTTTTTCCCCGAAAtcattatttaataaaaaaaaatcgaaacaCTTTTCATCCAGTACACTATAAAAAGTGTTTTATTAATCTCCCCCAAAATAATGTGATGATTTAAGTCACAGTCATCTGGTAAGTCTGTGCTCGAAATAATATCGAATACAACAGGAATAAAATTTCGTTTAGAAAAGGATTTCTGTAAATTTAATCTAATTAAGCTTTAattaatattgttcttatttcacAGGTGCCCTTTCATCTCCAGTTTACCAAACGACGCTAGTTCTTCTGCACCAGTACTTCAACGAAAAGTACGCCGCCGCTAATGCACTATCGTCAACCGGTGCGCTAGCCGGAGGAATCGTTCTCCCTCTTGTGACGTCGTACCTACTTATTGCATACGACGTAGATGGCGCTTTATTATGCCTGGGTGCCATCTGTTTGCACTTTGTTGTAGTTGCTGCATTACTAAGGCCGAATGTAGGTGTACCGATGGTTGAGGAAGAAACCAGCAAGCATGGAGAATGCACGGTGTCTTTGAGTTTAGGCTCTCCTGATAAAAACATCCCGATACAAGGAGCAGCAGCTTATCTTGGGTGTAAGATTAAACGATTTGTTCGCTGGCTTGGGGAGGTAACCGATTTAAGGACACTGCAGGCTGAGAAAACATACTGCTTGTTGATTCTCCCGTCCCTCTTTCTACATCAAATCACCTTCGTCGGTTGGGCAATGTTTATGGTCCCTTGTGTGACGTCATACGGAATCGCACCGACTCGAGCAGCTTACTTCCCACTCACGGGATCATGTGGAGGTCTCGTCGGGCGTATCGTCTATGGTGCCATCCTCTACCTCCGCCCGAAGTGGGGGAAGCGGTCTGTAGTAACAGCACTCAGCATTTCCTCGTTGAGCTTATTCAGTTTTGCCTTCTTGCAGAGCAGATCATTTCAGTTTGTTTCAACCTTCTTCGCTGGTTTTGGTCTGTACGCAACGTTTTCTTCATTCTCTGCAGTCCTGAACAATTCTGTTGCCAAAGAGAATTTTTCTGGGATACTATCAGTCATGTCCTTCGTTAGGGGGATTGGTGTGGCGACTGGAAGTTATGTAACAGGTAGGTCTTATTGTTATCGAAGTTTAATGACGTCATTGACGGGATGtaaattcgtttttttttcctacGACTTTTTGCCATGTTTATCTTTCCTTGCCATTGAAAAGTAGTTTTTGGAGTCTTTGAATTCGACCTAAAGTTGAAAGTCTCgcatcaattttcatgaacgAAATGATCCCCGCCCTGATATTAACTTCTTACCTATaataggattcgaacccaaaaCCTTGACAAGGTAAGCGTGGGGATTATCCCATTGCGCAATGCTGACCAGTCTTTGCCAATCGTCTGTATGAATATTTAGAAAGTGTATAGACTTGACTATTAGATAAACCCTATTCTGACGCCGTAAAGAAAATGCAGTAGGGAAACAAATTATCTGGTGGACAGTTAAGATTCTATGACATAATTAgtcaaagaaaatatttgtatatgaCCTATCCACGGCAACTACATCCCACCCCGCCAATTacttctagggggggggggaacatttgtaaaaatatgaaaaaggtgGGGGTGCTCCCATTTAGAATCCGCAACTAGTGAAatttagagggggggggtagaaagagGTAGAAGTGAGGAAAGCGAGTACCAGCAAATATATAAGGAAGTGTAAAGTAAACTATGATCGGGGGGAAGTGTAATATGAAGGGGGGGGTCCCACATTGTTGATGTGCGGGGGAATTAACGGATGCTGCCCCCTACTCTAGCTGTTTCAGCCTT includes these proteins:
- the LOC121416491 gene encoding monocarboxylate transporter 6-like encodes the protein MTSPFVHLLSRRFEPRALAIIGAILSSVCIMMSAAVYSVWIVWLLFIAAGALSSPVYQTTLVLLHQYFNEKYAAANALSSTGALAGGIVLPLVTSYLLIAYDVDGALLCLGAICLHFVVVAALLRPNVGVPMVEEETSKHGECTVSLSLGSPDKNIPIQGAAAYLGCKIKRFVRWLGEVTDLRTLQAEKTYCLLILPSLFLHQITFVGWAMFMVPCVTSYGIAPTRAAYFPLTGSCGGLVGRIVYGAILYLRPKWGKRSVVTALSISSLSLFSFAFLQSRSFQFVSTFFAGFGLYATFSSFSAVLNNSVAKENFSGILSVMSFVRGIGVATGSYVTGLIFEITGSFAVAFKVLAFLETATIILITIFAILQKRKHASSRT